A genomic segment from Peromyscus maniculatus bairdii isolate BWxNUB_F1_BW_parent chromosome 11, HU_Pman_BW_mat_3.1, whole genome shotgun sequence encodes:
- the Or6p1 gene encoding olfactory receptor 6P1, giving the protein MRNLSVGHVEEFVLVGFPTSPPFQLLLFVFFFAIYLLTLLENILIVSTVWLTPSLHRPMYFFLGHLSFLELWYINVTIPRLLGAFLTQDGRVSYVGCMTQLYFFIALACTECVLLAVMAYDRYLAICEPLRYPSLMPPSLATRLAAASWGSGFFSSMMKLLFISRLSYCGPNIINHFFCDISPLLNLTCSDKEQAELVDFLLALVMILLPLVAVVSSYAAIIVAILKIPTAQGRHKAFSTCTSHLAVVVIYYSSTLFTYARPRAMYTFNYNKIISVLYTVIVPFLNPAIYCLRNKEVKDAFRKTMLGRCHYTRDVTD; this is encoded by the coding sequence ATGAGAAATTTGAGTGTGGGCCATGTGGAGGAATTTGTCTTGGTGGGCTTTCCTACCTCTCCACCCTTCCAGCTActcctctttgtcttcttttttgcaATTTATCTGTTGACATTGCTGGAAAATATACTCATTGTTTCTACAGTCTGGCTCACCCCGAGCCTCCATcgccccatgtacttcttccttggTCATCTCTCCTTCCTGGAACTATGGTACATCAATGTTACTATTCCCAGACTCTTGGGAGCCTTTCTTACCCAGGACGGCAGAGTCTCTTACGTGGGTTGCATGACCCAGCTCTACTTCTTTATTGCCTTAGCCTGCACTGAATGTGTCCTGTTGGCAGTTATGGCGTATGACCGCTACCTGGCCATCTGTGAACCACTTCGTTATCCTAGTCTCATGCCTCCCAGCCTGGCCACTCGCCTTGCAGCTGCTTCTTGGGGCAGCGGTTTCTTCAGTTCCATGATGAAGCTACTTTTCATTTCTCGACTATCCTACTGTGGACCCAATATCATCAACCACTTTTTCTGTGATATTTCCCCACTTCTCAATCTCACCTGCTCAGACAAGGAACAAGCAGAGCTAGTAGACTTCCTGCTAGCACTGGTGATGATTCTGCTCCCTCTAGTGGCTGTGGTTTCCTCATATGCTGCCATCATTGTAGCCATCCTGAAGATCCCTACCGCCCAGGGACGGCACaaagccttctccacctgcacCTCCCATCTAGCAGTGGTTGTCATCTACTATTCCTCCACTCTCTTCACCTACGCACGGCCCAGAGCCATGTACACCTTCAACTATAACAAGATCATCTCTGTGCTCTACACTGTCATTGTACCGTTCCTCAACCCAGCCATCTACTGCTTAAGAAACAAGGAGGTGAAAGATGCCTTCAGGAAGACCATGCTGGGGAGGTGCCACTATACTAGGGATGTTACGGATTGA